Proteins from one Phytoactinopolyspora mesophila genomic window:
- a CDS encoding DUF3043 domain-containing protein, with product MFRRRSESKTPDTGTDTAASPKADASGHDANNEPGQPGTKGRPTPKRSEAEQARKERVRPPLNKREAMRKERERIKSQRSRARQAMASGDERYFLARDQGPERKFLRDYVDSRRGVGEFFLPIILIVLFGNFIPIPQIQLMMMTVWLVVMIMLFVDMTFLGIRVKREFRKRFPDDDRRGHVFYALMRAMQIRRLRLPKPAVKPGDLV from the coding sequence GTGTTCCGTCGTCGATCCGAATCCAAGACACCAGATACCGGCACCGACACCGCTGCGTCGCCGAAGGCTGATGCCAGTGGTCACGATGCCAACAACGAACCCGGCCAACCCGGGACAAAGGGCCGCCCGACGCCCAAACGCAGCGAAGCCGAGCAGGCTCGAAAAGAACGGGTCCGCCCGCCGCTGAACAAGCGCGAAGCCATGCGCAAGGAGCGCGAGCGCATCAAGTCGCAGCGCTCACGCGCCAGACAGGCCATGGCATCCGGCGACGAGCGATACTTCCTCGCTCGCGACCAAGGGCCGGAGCGAAAGTTCCTGCGGGACTACGTCGATTCCCGGCGCGGCGTCGGCGAGTTCTTCTTGCCGATCATCCTCATCGTGTTGTTCGGCAACTTCATCCCGATCCCGCAGATCCAGTTGATGATGATGACTGTCTGGCTGGTTGTCATGATCATGCTCTTCGTCGATATGACGTTCCTGGGCATCCGGGTCAAGCGGGAGTTCCGCAAGCGGTTCCCCGACGACGACCGTCGCGGCCACGTCTTCTACGCCTTGATGCGGGCTATGCAGATCCGCCGTCTGAGGCTTCCCAAACCTGCCGTCAAACCGGGAGATCTGGTGTGA
- a CDS encoding PspA/IM30 family protein, with translation MSMIFRAKAEKALDRAEDPRETLDYSYKKQLDMLQKVRRGVADVATSRKRIEVQMTQLQQQADKLQQQAKKALSLGREDLAREALGRRSGLEGQLNDLRTQHEALQGEEEKLTLAAQRLQAKVESFRTRKETIKATYTAAEAQTRIGEAFSGISEEMGDVGMAVQRAEDRTAELQARSGAIDELLASGALDDVTGTPGDDISAELDRLSSTGDVELELARMRQEISGGSSETPKALGGEANAAEAVEADREEEQR, from the coding sequence ATGTCCATGATCTTCCGGGCCAAGGCCGAGAAAGCATTAGATCGCGCCGAGGACCCCCGGGAGACTCTCGATTACTCCTACAAGAAACAGCTCGACATGCTCCAGAAGGTGCGTCGTGGCGTGGCTGATGTTGCCACCAGCCGCAAGCGCATCGAGGTGCAGATGACGCAGTTGCAGCAACAGGCCGACAAACTTCAGCAGCAGGCCAAGAAGGCGCTGTCGTTGGGCCGGGAAGACCTGGCCCGGGAAGCGCTTGGCCGGCGCTCCGGCCTGGAGGGTCAGCTCAACGACCTCCGCACGCAGCACGAGGCGCTGCAGGGCGAGGAAGAGAAGCTCACCCTCGCCGCACAGCGCTTGCAGGCCAAGGTCGAGTCGTTCCGGACCAGGAAAGAGACGATCAAGGCCACCTACACCGCCGCCGAGGCCCAGACCCGGATCGGCGAGGCGTTCAGTGGCATCTCCGAGGAGATGGGCGACGTCGGCATGGCGGTGCAGCGTGCTGAGGACCGCACGGCAGAGCTGCAGGCGCGTTCCGGCGCCATTGACGAGCTGCTGGCATCCGGTGCCCTCGACGACGTCACCGGTACTCCCGGAGACGACATCAGCGCGGAGCTCGATCGGCTCTCCTCCACCGGTGATGTCGAGCTCGAACTCGCGAGGATGCGCCAGGAGATCAGCGGTGGCTCCAGCGAGACTCCGAAGGCGCTCGGCGGTGAGGCGAACGCGGCCGAAGCTGTCGAGGCCGACCGTGAGGAGGAGCAGCGGTGA
- the pspAA gene encoding PspA-associated protein PspAA: MIVRIMGEGQVRIPDEAFPELNRLDDELGAAIESGDDDRFRAALVRLLTEVRTVGTPVRDDELVDSDLVLPYAEAHVDEVSALLTDEGLIPLDPPAR, from the coding sequence GTGATTGTCCGCATCATGGGTGAGGGCCAGGTCCGGATCCCGGACGAGGCCTTCCCGGAACTGAACCGCCTGGACGACGAGCTCGGTGCGGCCATCGAGTCCGGCGACGACGACCGTTTCCGGGCCGCGCTCGTACGCCTGCTGACCGAGGTGCGCACGGTTGGTACGCCGGTGCGTGACGACGAGCTGGTCGACAGCGACTTGGTGCTGCCCTATGCCGAGGCTCATGTCGACGAGGTCAGCGCCCTGCTGACTGATGAGGGTCTGATCCCGCTCGATCCTCCGGCTCGCTGA
- the htpX gene encoding zinc metalloprotease HtpX gives MARTRFAPDRGLTTRMVATMILLALLYVVIVAAISVASGAWILGILIGLGVLWAQWYFSDKMALSAMRAREVSPSEDPALHAMIDRLCALADMPKPKVAVADTDLPNAFAAGRSPDRAVVCVTTGIRRRLNERELEAVLSHELSHVAHRDVLVMTIASVVGVMAGFITRYTLFFSAGRSRGNNNGAPVVLIVLLIAAVVYFVSFLLTRLLSRYRELAADRAGAILTGQPSALASALTKISGEMAKIPARDLRAAEPYNAFFFVPALTGKMDIAALFASHPRLERRLEQLDKISVELGRE, from the coding sequence TTGGCACGCACGAGGTTCGCCCCGGATCGGGGGCTGACCACTCGCATGGTGGCGACCATGATCTTGTTGGCGCTGCTGTACGTGGTCATCGTGGCCGCTATCTCGGTGGCCTCCGGTGCGTGGATCCTGGGCATCCTGATCGGCCTGGGGGTGTTGTGGGCGCAGTGGTACTTCTCGGACAAGATGGCGCTGTCGGCCATGCGGGCCCGGGAGGTCTCGCCGTCGGAGGATCCCGCACTGCACGCCATGATTGATCGGCTGTGTGCGCTGGCTGACATGCCGAAGCCCAAGGTAGCGGTGGCTGACACAGACCTGCCGAACGCGTTTGCGGCCGGGCGCAGCCCGGACCGTGCGGTCGTCTGTGTCACCACCGGTATCCGGCGGCGGCTGAATGAGCGTGAGCTTGAGGCAGTGCTCTCTCATGAGCTGTCCCACGTGGCACACCGCGACGTTTTGGTTATGACCATCGCATCCGTCGTCGGCGTGATGGCCGGATTCATCACCCGCTACACGTTGTTCTTCAGCGCGGGCCGCAGCCGAGGCAACAACAACGGCGCGCCGGTCGTCCTCATCGTGCTGCTCATCGCTGCCGTGGTCTACTTCGTCAGTTTCCTGCTGACTCGGCTGTTGTCCCGGTACCGGGAGCTGGCGGCAGACCGCGCGGGCGCCATTCTGACTGGGCAGCCGTCGGCCCTGGCCAGCGCTCTCACCAAGATCTCCGGCGAGATGGCCAAGATCCCGGCCCGGGACCTGCGCGCCGCCGAGCCGTACAACGCATTCTTCTTCGTTCCGGCGCTTACCGGCAAGATGGATATTGCCGCATTGTTCGCCAGCCACCCTCGGCTGGAGCGCCGCCTTGAACAGCTCGACAAGATATCCGTTGAGCTCGGCCGGGAGTGA
- the pspAB gene encoding PspA-associated protein PspAB, which translates to MGFWNALFGRSKQVEPNLDALFGLPTAALTLEASAEMHPTGVGAVCFRQAEGGPFARLKSEITELLGGAEPEEIKDDYGYTWLVVKRAPDDMSALCTDLHSVNSTLEAAGFGPSLLCTTIGLRSDDARGLALVYLYKRGTFYPFAPVDSRAQRRDNALELQVRALVGGDLTIEPDVSRWFPVWGAPGI; encoded by the coding sequence ATGGGATTCTGGAATGCGCTCTTCGGCCGGTCCAAGCAGGTCGAACCAAATCTTGACGCGCTGTTCGGGCTGCCTACGGCGGCTTTGACGCTCGAAGCTTCCGCGGAGATGCACCCCACGGGCGTCGGCGCCGTGTGTTTCCGGCAAGCCGAGGGTGGGCCCTTCGCACGCTTGAAGAGCGAGATCACCGAGTTGCTCGGTGGCGCTGAACCGGAAGAGATCAAAGACGACTACGGTTACACGTGGTTAGTCGTCAAACGCGCTCCGGACGACATGTCGGCGCTGTGCACCGATCTGCATTCGGTCAACTCCACTCTCGAAGCGGCCGGCTTCGGACCTTCGCTGCTATGCACCACTATCGGCTTGCGTTCCGACGACGCCCGCGGCTTGGCGCTGGTGTATCTGTACAAGCGGGGGACGTTCTACCCGTTCGCCCCGGTCGACAGCCGGGCCCAGCGTCGCGACAACGCGCTCGAGTTGCAGGTGCGAGCCCTGGTGGGCGGCGATCTGACGATCGAGCCCGATGTGAGCCGCTGGTTCCCCGTGTGGGGAGCCCCCGGCATCTGA